From Yersinia hibernica, a single genomic window includes:
- a CDS encoding D-hexose-6-phosphate mutarotase: MNEKVFTLPVVEQISPYISQRQLDELPIVVVSHPKVRAAVSLQGAHLLAFQPSGEQPIIWLSNNTPFKDGVAIRGGVPICWPWFGPSAQPSHGFARLLPWTLSAHDENEHGVILTFTLEDSDASRKFWPHPFTLIARFKLGDECEMELESHGDYEAVAALHTYFQIGDINQIRISGLGGKYLDKVLKVADATQQGDLVFNGQTDRIYTQPEAYSLIKDAALKRTIEVHHHHQSDVVAWNPGAELSSSMVDMPNDGYKTMVCVETARVNKPLVATPDAPARLAMTIRSRKNSQ; encoded by the coding sequence ATGAACGAGAAAGTATTCACCCTACCTGTTGTTGAACAAATTTCGCCTTACATCAGCCAGCGCCAGTTAGATGAACTGCCGATTGTGGTCGTTTCCCACCCGAAAGTTCGTGCCGCGGTCAGCTTGCAAGGTGCTCATTTACTGGCATTCCAGCCGAGTGGTGAGCAACCTATCATCTGGTTGAGTAATAACACGCCATTTAAAGACGGCGTCGCTATTCGTGGCGGTGTGCCTATCTGCTGGCCGTGGTTTGGCCCCTCAGCACAACCCTCCCATGGGTTTGCTCGTTTGCTGCCATGGACTCTCAGCGCCCATGATGAAAATGAGCATGGGGTTATCCTCACTTTCACATTGGAAGACAGCGATGCATCACGTAAATTCTGGCCGCATCCATTCACGTTGATTGCCCGCTTCAAGTTAGGCGATGAATGTGAAATGGAATTAGAATCACATGGTGATTACGAAGCCGTGGCAGCTTTACATACCTACTTCCAGATTGGCGATATAAACCAAATTAGAATCAGCGGCTTGGGCGGGAAATACTTAGATAAAGTGCTGAAAGTTGCGGATGCCACCCAACAAGGCGACTTGGTCTTTAATGGCCAGACTGACCGAATCTACACACAGCCAGAAGCTTATAGCCTGATAAAAGATGCCGCACTGAAGCGCACCATTGAAGTACATCATCATCATCAAAGTGATGTGGTGGCTTGGAATCCAGGTGCTGAGCTGTCCAGCAGCATGGTGGATATGCCAAATGATGGCTATAAGACGATGGTTTGCGTAGAAACTGCGCGGGTAAATAAACCGTTGGTGGCGACTCCCGATGCCCCTGCACGCCTCGCCATGACCATTCGTAGCCGTAAAAATTCCCAATAG
- the gapA gene encoding glyceraldehyde-3-phosphate dehydrogenase encodes MTIKVGINGFGRIGRIVFRAAQERSDIEIVAINDLLDADYMAYMLKYDSTHGRFDGTVEVKDGHLVVNGKTIRVTAERDPANLKWNEVNVDVVAEATGLFLTDETARKHIAAGAKKVVLTGPSKDDTPMFVMGVNHKAYAGQEIVSNASCTTNCLAPLAKVINDKFGIVEALMTTVHATTATQKTVDGPSHKDWRGGRGASQNIIPSSTGAAKAVGKVIPELNGKLTGMAFRVPTPNVSVVDLTARLEKPASYKEICAAIKAASEGELKGVLGYTEDDVVSTDFNGEKLTSVFDAKAGIALNDNFVKLVSWYDNETGYSNKVLDLISHISK; translated from the coding sequence ATGACTATCAAAGTAGGTATCAACGGTTTTGGCCGTATCGGTCGCATTGTTTTCCGTGCTGCTCAGGAACGTTCTGACATCGAGATCGTTGCAATCAACGACCTGTTGGACGCTGACTACATGGCGTACATGCTGAAATACGACTCTACCCACGGTCGTTTCGACGGTACTGTAGAAGTAAAAGACGGCCACCTGGTTGTTAACGGTAAAACCATCCGTGTTACCGCAGAGAGAGATCCGGCTAACCTGAAGTGGAATGAAGTTAACGTCGATGTTGTTGCTGAAGCAACTGGCCTGTTCCTGACTGACGAAACTGCACGTAAGCACATCGCTGCAGGTGCTAAGAAAGTGGTTCTGACTGGTCCTTCTAAAGATGATACCCCAATGTTCGTTATGGGCGTTAACCACAAGGCTTACGCTGGCCAAGAAATCGTTTCTAACGCTTCTTGCACCACTAACTGCTTGGCTCCACTGGCTAAAGTTATCAACGACAAGTTCGGTATCGTTGAAGCGCTGATGACCACTGTGCATGCAACCACCGCAACTCAGAAAACTGTTGATGGCCCGTCTCACAAAGACTGGCGCGGCGGCCGCGGCGCATCCCAGAACATCATCCCTTCTTCTACCGGTGCGGCTAAAGCCGTGGGTAAAGTTATCCCAGAACTGAACGGCAAACTGACCGGTATGGCGTTCCGCGTTCCTACCCCTAACGTTTCTGTTGTTGACCTGACTGCACGTCTGGAAAAACCAGCTTCTTATAAAGAAATCTGTGCCGCTATCAAAGCTGCTTCAGAAGGCGAGCTGAAAGGCGTTCTGGGTTACACCGAAGACGACGTTGTTTCTACCGATTTCAACGGCGAAAAACTGACTTCAGTATTCGATGCTAAAGCAGGTATCGCGCTGAATGACAACTTTGTAAAACTGGTTTCTTGGTACGATAACGAAACTGGCTACTCAAACAAAGTTCTGGATCTGATCTCTCACATCTCCAAATAA
- the yeaG gene encoding protein kinase YeaG produces MNIFDHYRQRYEAAKDEEFTLQEFLTICQQDRSAYANAAERLLMAIGEPVMVDTALESRMSRLFSNRVIARYPAFEEFYGMEEAIEQIVSYLKHAAQGLEEKKQILYLLGPVGGGKSSLAERLKALMQRVPIYILSANGERSPVNDHPLCLFNPQEDAAILAKEYSIPSRYLGTIMSPWAAKRLHEFGGDITKFKVIKVWPSILEQIAIAKTEPGDENNQDISALVGKVDIRKLENHAQNDPDAYGYSGALCRANQGIMEFVEMFKAPIKVLHPLLTATQEGNYNGTEGISALPFSGIILAHSNESEWVTFRNNKNNEAFLDRVYIVKVPYCLRVSEEIKIYDKLLNHSELTHAPCAPGTLETLARFSILSRMKEPENSSIYSKMRVYDGESLKDTDPKAKSYQEYRDYAGVDEGMNGLSTRFAFKILSRVFNFDHAEVAANPVHLFYVLEQQIEREQFQQDVAEKYLEHLKGYLIPKYAEFIGKEIQTAYLESYSEYGQNIFDRYVIYADFWIQDQEYRDPDTGQLFDRESLNAELEKIEKPAGISNPKDFRNEIVNFVLRARANNNGRNPNWTSYEKLRTVIEKKMFSNTEELLPVISFNAKTSTDEQKKHDDFVDRMMEKGYTRKQVRLLCEWYLRVRKSS; encoded by the coding sequence ATGAACATATTTGATCACTATCGCCAGCGCTATGAGGCTGCCAAGGACGAAGAGTTCACACTGCAGGAGTTCCTCACTATCTGTCAGCAAGATCGCAGCGCGTATGCTAATGCGGCTGAACGTTTGCTGATGGCTATTGGTGAACCTGTCATGGTCGATACCGCGCTCGAGTCCCGCATGTCTCGGTTGTTCTCCAACCGAGTTATCGCCCGCTACCCTGCTTTTGAAGAATTCTATGGTATGGAGGAAGCCATAGAACAGATTGTTTCTTACCTCAAACATGCCGCGCAAGGGCTAGAAGAGAAGAAACAGATCCTGTATTTACTCGGCCCGGTCGGCGGCGGTAAATCATCACTGGCCGAACGTCTAAAAGCCCTGATGCAACGGGTGCCTATCTATATTTTAAGTGCCAATGGTGAACGCAGCCCGGTCAATGACCACCCATTGTGCTTATTTAACCCGCAGGAAGATGCGGCGATTTTAGCCAAAGAATATAGCATCCCGAGCCGCTATCTCGGCACAATCATGTCGCCATGGGCGGCCAAACGTCTGCATGAATTTGGCGGCGATATCACCAAATTTAAAGTCATCAAAGTCTGGCCCTCTATTCTTGAGCAGATAGCGATTGCGAAAACCGAGCCCGGTGATGAAAACAATCAGGATATCTCCGCACTGGTCGGTAAAGTTGATATCCGTAAACTGGAAAACCACGCCCAGAATGACCCCGATGCTTATGGCTATTCAGGGGCATTATGCCGTGCAAACCAAGGGATTATGGAGTTCGTAGAGATGTTCAAAGCGCCTATTAAGGTGCTGCATCCACTGCTGACCGCCACCCAGGAAGGAAACTACAACGGCACCGAGGGGATATCTGCCCTGCCGTTCAGCGGCATCATTCTCGCCCACTCTAATGAATCAGAATGGGTCACTTTCCGTAATAACAAGAACAATGAAGCATTTCTTGACCGGGTGTACATTGTCAAAGTGCCTTATTGCTTACGGGTCTCAGAAGAGATCAAAATTTACGACAAGCTATTGAATCACAGTGAATTAACTCATGCGCCATGCGCCCCTGGCACCTTGGAAACACTGGCGCGGTTCTCTATTCTTTCCAGAATGAAAGAGCCGGAAAACTCCAGCATTTACTCCAAAATGCGGGTGTATGACGGTGAAAGTCTGAAAGACACTGACCCGAAAGCCAAGTCTTATCAAGAGTATCGCGACTATGCCGGGGTTGACGAGGGTATGAACGGCCTTTCTACCCGTTTTGCCTTTAAAATCCTGTCACGGGTGTTTAACTTTGACCATGCAGAAGTGGCTGCCAACCCTGTGCACCTCTTCTACGTGCTGGAACAGCAGATAGAACGTGAGCAATTTCAACAAGATGTGGCGGAGAAATACCTCGAACACCTGAAAGGCTATCTGATCCCGAAATATGCCGAATTTATCGGCAAAGAAATTCAGACTGCCTATCTGGAATCCTACTCTGAGTACGGCCAGAATATTTTCGACCGCTATGTTATTTATGCCGATTTCTGGATTCAAGACCAAGAGTATCGTGACCCAGATACCGGGCAATTGTTTGACCGTGAATCATTGAATGCTGAACTGGAGAAAATTGAAAAACCCGCGGGTATCAGCAACCCGAAAGACTTCCGTAATGAAATCGTCAATTTTGTGTTGCGCGCCAGAGCCAATAACAATGGCCGCAATCCAAACTGGACCAGTTATGAGAAGCTGCGCACGGTTATTGAGAAAAAAATGTTTTCCAACACTGAAGAGTTATTGCCCGTTATCTCCTTTAACGCCAAGACCTCAACGGATGAGCAGAAGAAACATGATGATTTTGTCGATCGGATGATGGAGAAAGGCTATACCCGTAAACAGGTTCGTTTGTTATGTGAATGGTATTTGCGGGTAAGAAAATCATCATAA
- a CDS encoding NAD(P)H nitroreductase: MDALQLLLNRRSASRLTAPAPAGEALEHIIHAGMRAPDHGTLQPWRFVLIQDEGLERFSQLLQDAVKHDGSDEAVLEKAKLAPFRAPLIIAVIAHVTENPKVPNWEQVVSAGCAVQAMQMAALAQGFNGIWRTGSWTQHPVVRQGFACREADEIVGFLYLGTAQLKSATKVTPPDYTTFVRYF, translated from the coding sequence ATGGATGCATTGCAACTGTTACTCAACCGGCGCTCGGCGTCGCGTTTAACTGCCCCAGCCCCGGCAGGCGAAGCATTGGAACACATTATCCACGCAGGAATGCGGGCTCCAGATCACGGCACCTTGCAGCCGTGGCGCTTTGTTTTAATTCAAGATGAGGGTCTTGAGCGCTTTAGCCAATTGCTACAGGATGCGGTGAAACATGATGGTTCTGATGAGGCGGTACTGGAAAAAGCGAAATTAGCCCCTTTCCGCGCCCCACTGATTATTGCTGTTATTGCGCATGTGACTGAAAATCCTAAAGTACCCAATTGGGAACAGGTTGTGTCTGCCGGTTGTGCGGTGCAGGCGATGCAGATGGCTGCTCTGGCGCAAGGTTTTAATGGTATCTGGCGCACCGGGTCTTGGACGCAACATCCTGTTGTTCGTCAGGGTTTTGCTTGCCGCGAAGCGGATGAAATTGTCGGCTTCCTGTACCTTGGCACCGCGCAATTGAAATCCGCGACCAAAGTGACGCCACCGGACTACACGACGTTTGTCCGCTATTTCTAA
- the sppA gene encoding signal peptide peptidase SppA has product MRTLWRIIAGFFKWTWRLLNFVREFILNLFLILLILVGVGIYLQFQNRPAEPVKGALLVNLSGVVVDQPAVNNKLRQLGRELLGASSNRLQENSLFDIVETIRLAKTDNNITGLVLSLSDFTGADQPSLQYIGKALREFRDTGKPIYAIGDSYNQTQYYLASFANKIYLSPQGAVDLHGFASNNLYYKSLLEKLKVTTNIFRVGTYKSAVEPMIRDDMSPAAREADSRWIGGLWQNYLTAVSANRQLTPEQLFPGAAGVISGLQAAGGSPAQYALASKLVDQLAARPDVENELVKTFGWDKKNNDFNFVSIYDYQPTPAPQQGEQIAVLFANGAIMDGPQTPGNVGGDALAAQIRQARLDPKVKAVILRVNSPGGSVSASELIRSELTALRAANKPLVVSMGGMAASGGYWISTPANYIIANPSTLTGSIGIFGVINTFQNSLESIGVHTDGVATSPLANVSVTKDLPPEFSQLMQINIENGYKTFIDLVASSRHKTPEQVDQIAQGHVWIGSDAKNNGLVDQLGDFDDAVKKVAELAQLKTWQLNWFVDEPSLSDLIFGQMSASVQAMLPAAIQAWLPAPISALAHAVKDQPNLLNTLNDPQNSYALCLNCGDVR; this is encoded by the coding sequence ATGCGCACTTTGTGGCGAATTATTGCTGGCTTTTTCAAGTGGACCTGGCGTCTGCTGAATTTTGTCAGAGAGTTTATTCTTAATCTTTTCCTGATACTGCTGATTTTGGTCGGTGTCGGTATTTACCTTCAGTTCCAAAACAGACCGGCAGAACCGGTTAAAGGCGCGCTGTTAGTGAATTTAAGCGGGGTCGTGGTCGATCAGCCGGCGGTGAATAATAAGTTGCGTCAATTGGGGCGTGAATTATTAGGGGCATCCAGTAATCGCCTACAGGAAAACTCCCTGTTTGATATTGTAGAAACCATTCGTCTGGCAAAAACCGACAATAATATTACTGGTTTGGTGCTATCACTGAGTGACTTTACCGGCGCTGATCAGCCCTCTTTGCAATATATTGGTAAGGCGCTGCGGGAATTTCGCGACACCGGTAAACCAATTTATGCTATTGGCGACAGTTATAATCAGACGCAATATTATTTAGCCAGTTTTGCCAACAAAATCTATCTGTCACCGCAAGGCGCGGTTGATCTGCATGGTTTTGCCAGCAATAACCTGTACTACAAATCATTGTTGGAAAAACTCAAAGTCACCACCAATATCTTCCGCGTTGGCACCTATAAATCGGCGGTGGAGCCGATGATTCGTGATGATATGTCGCCAGCGGCACGCGAAGCCGACAGCCGTTGGATTGGCGGATTATGGCAAAATTACCTCACGGCCGTGTCGGCAAATCGGCAATTAACGCCAGAGCAATTGTTCCCAGGAGCTGCCGGGGTTATCAGCGGATTGCAGGCAGCAGGCGGCTCTCCCGCGCAGTATGCACTGGCCAGCAAATTAGTCGATCAATTAGCGGCTCGGCCGGATGTGGAAAATGAGCTGGTTAAAACCTTTGGCTGGGATAAGAAGAATAATGACTTCAACTTTGTCAGTATTTATGATTATCAGCCAACGCCCGCCCCGCAGCAAGGTGAGCAGATAGCGGTGCTGTTTGCTAACGGCGCAATTATGGATGGGCCACAGACCCCAGGGAATGTTGGCGGTGATGCGCTGGCGGCACAAATTCGTCAGGCGCGTTTAGATCCGAAAGTCAAAGCCGTTATCTTGCGAGTCAACAGCCCAGGTGGCAGTGTTAGCGCTTCTGAACTGATTCGCTCTGAATTAACCGCATTACGCGCCGCCAATAAACCCTTGGTCGTCTCGATGGGCGGTATGGCAGCCTCTGGCGGCTATTGGATCTCAACCCCGGCCAATTATATCATTGCCAACCCTAGCACCCTGACGGGCTCGATAGGTATTTTCGGCGTGATTAATACTTTCCAAAACTCACTGGAGAGCATTGGTGTCCATACCGACGGTGTGGCAACCTCGCCACTGGCGAATGTGTCAGTCACTAAGGATTTACCACCTGAATTCTCTCAGCTGATGCAAATCAATATTGAGAATGGCTATAAAACCTTTATTGACCTGGTCGCGAGCTCGCGCCACAAAACACCTGAGCAAGTTGATCAAATCGCGCAAGGCCATGTGTGGATTGGTAGTGATGCCAAAAATAATGGTTTAGTGGATCAACTGGGTGATTTTGATGATGCCGTTAAGAAAGTCGCTGAGTTGGCGCAACTGAAAACGTGGCAATTAAATTGGTTTGTTGATGAACCGAGTCTCAGTGATTTAATTTTCGGCCAGATGAGTGCGTCAGTTCAGGCGATGTTACCTGCGGCTATCCAAGCCTGGTTGCCAGCGCCAATTTCTGCTTTGGCGCACGCCGTAAAAGATCAACCAAACTTATTAAACACCCTCAATGACCCACAGAATAGTTATGCTTTATGCCTAAACTGTGGTGATGTGCGCTAG
- the msrB gene encoding peptide-methionine (R)-S-oxide reductase MsrB encodes MAKEPNPTENIEKLSDIQRHVTQQRGTEAPFSGKLLHNKREGVYQCLCCHQPLFISESKFDSGCGWPSFYQPLDAESIRYIDDYSHNMHRIEIRCGNCDAHLGHVFPDGPQPTGERYCVNSASLNFVDDQNGEQTAG; translated from the coding sequence ATGGCTAAAGAACCAAACCCTACAGAAAATATTGAGAAACTGTCCGATATTCAGCGGCATGTCACCCAACAGCGGGGGACAGAAGCCCCTTTTAGTGGCAAATTACTGCATAATAAACGCGAGGGTGTTTATCAATGCTTGTGCTGCCACCAGCCGCTATTTATCTCCGAATCAAAGTTTGATTCCGGTTGTGGTTGGCCGAGTTTCTACCAGCCGCTTGATGCCGAGTCTATCCGCTATATTGATGATTATTCTCACAATATGCACCGCATTGAAATTCGCTGCGGCAACTGTGATGCGCATCTAGGGCATGTGTTCCCGGATGGCCCGCAGCCCACCGGCGAGCGCTATTGCGTGAACTCGGCATCACTCAATTTTGTTGATGACCAGAATGGCGAACAAACTGCGGGCTAA
- a CDS encoding YeaC family protein, whose amino-acid sequence MELEDLISVMTPEIYQRLMQAVELGKWPDGVALTAEQKDNSLQMVMLWQARHNEDAQHMSIGSDGQIVMKTKQELKQQFSQPTLVKLKPE is encoded by the coding sequence ATGGAGCTTGAAGACCTGATTTCAGTGATGACGCCCGAAATTTACCAGCGTTTGATGCAAGCGGTGGAACTCGGTAAATGGCCAGATGGTGTGGCTCTGACAGCGGAACAGAAAGACAATAGCTTGCAAATGGTGATGTTGTGGCAGGCGCGACATAATGAGGATGCTCAGCATATGAGCATTGGTAGCGATGGTCAGATAGTCATGAAAACTAAGCAAGAGTTGAAGCAGCAATTCAGTCAGCCGACTTTGGTCAAGTTAAAGCCTGAGTAA
- the selD gene encoding selenide, water dikinase SelD, giving the protein MTSPAIRLTQYSHGAGCGCKISPKVLDKILHSEQQKFLDPRLLVGNETRDDAAVYDIGNGVGIISTTDFFMPIVDDPFDFGRIAATNAISDIYAMGGKPIMAIAILGWPIDKLAPEVAQQVIEGGRYVCQQAGISLAGGHSIDAPEPIFGLAVTGIVGTEQVKKNSAATAGCKLFLTKPLGIGILTTAEKKSQLRPEHQGIATNTMCQLNKSGADFAHIPGVTAMTDVTGFGLLGHLSEICQGSGVQATLHFSAIPRLPAVEEYIAAGCVPGGTGRNFDSYGHLIGKMSDLQKNLLCDPQTSGGLLLAVLPQAEAQVQEIAAQQGITLSAIGELNVTDNSRALIEITE; this is encoded by the coding sequence ATGACATCGCCAGCGATACGTCTTACTCAATACAGCCACGGAGCGGGTTGCGGTTGCAAAATTTCGCCCAAAGTATTGGATAAAATTTTACATTCGGAGCAACAAAAGTTTCTTGACCCGCGCCTGCTGGTGGGCAATGAGACCCGTGATGATGCCGCCGTTTATGATATTGGCAATGGGGTCGGTATTATCAGCACCACCGACTTTTTTATGCCGATCGTCGATGATCCCTTCGATTTCGGCCGCATTGCTGCCACGAATGCCATCAGTGATATTTATGCCATGGGCGGTAAACCTATTATGGCAATAGCCATTTTAGGTTGGCCAATTGACAAGTTGGCCCCTGAAGTTGCCCAGCAAGTGATTGAAGGCGGGCGCTATGTGTGCCAGCAGGCGGGTATTTCGTTGGCCGGTGGGCACTCTATTGATGCGCCGGAGCCTATTTTTGGTTTGGCGGTTACCGGTATTGTCGGCACTGAGCAGGTTAAGAAAAACAGCGCCGCAACCGCAGGTTGTAAGCTATTTCTCACCAAACCTTTGGGGATTGGCATTCTCACGACGGCAGAGAAAAAAAGTCAATTGCGGCCAGAACATCAAGGTATTGCGACTAACACCATGTGCCAGTTGAATAAATCTGGTGCTGATTTTGCCCATATCCCAGGGGTCACCGCCATGACGGATGTGACCGGTTTTGGTCTATTAGGGCATTTAAGTGAAATTTGTCAGGGATCGGGTGTTCAGGCAACATTACATTTTTCGGCTATTCCGCGCTTACCGGCAGTTGAAGAGTATATTGCCGCGGGTTGTGTGCCGGGAGGAACCGGGCGTAATTTTGACAGTTATGGCCATCTGATTGGCAAAATGTCTGATTTGCAAAAGAATTTACTCTGTGACCCGCAGACATCAGGGGGGTTACTGTTGGCGGTATTACCGCAAGCTGAGGCGCAAGTGCAGGAAATTGCAGCTCAACAGGGTATAACGCTCAGTGCGATTGGTGAGCTGAATGTGACGGATAACAGCCGCGCCTTGATTGAGATAACAGAATGA
- the ansA gene encoding asparaginase, translating to MQKKSIYVAYTGGTIGMQRSDNGYIPVSGHLQRQLALMPEFHRPEMPDFTIHEYAPLIDSSDMTPEDWQHIANDIQQNYDLYDGFVILHGTDTMAFTASALSFMLENLAKPVIVTGSQIPLAELRSDGQTNLLNALYLAANHPVNEVSLFFNNKLFRGNRTTKAHADGFDAFASPNLSVLLEAGIHIRRVVSVASPINNGPLIVHSITPQPIGVVTIYPGISGAVVRNFLLQPVKALILRSYGVGNAPQKAELLDELKNASERGIVVVNLTQCISGSVNMEGYATGNALAHAGVISGFDMTVEAALTKLHYLLSQCLSPEDIRRLMQQNLRGELSETN from the coding sequence ATGCAAAAGAAATCTATTTATGTCGCCTATACCGGCGGGACTATTGGTATGCAGCGCTCGGATAATGGATATATTCCTGTTTCCGGCCATCTTCAGCGCCAGCTTGCGCTCATGCCTGAGTTCCATCGGCCCGAAATGCCAGATTTTACTATCCATGAATATGCTCCATTAATTGATTCCTCGGATATGACACCGGAGGACTGGCAGCATATTGCCAATGATATTCAGCAAAATTACGATTTATACGATGGTTTTGTGATTTTGCACGGCACCGACACCATGGCCTTCACCGCCTCCGCCCTTTCTTTCATGTTAGAAAATCTGGCCAAGCCGGTGATTGTCACCGGCTCACAAATTCCCTTGGCAGAATTACGCTCTGACGGGCAGACCAACTTGCTGAATGCCCTGTATTTAGCGGCTAATCATCCGGTGAATGAAGTCAGTTTATTCTTTAATAACAAACTGTTTCGCGGCAACCGCACCACCAAAGCCCATGCTGACGGGTTTGATGCATTCGCCTCACCGAACCTCTCCGTGCTGCTAGAAGCCGGTATCCACATCCGTCGGGTGGTTTCGGTTGCATCCCCCATCAACAATGGCCCATTGATAGTTCATAGCATCACACCTCAACCTATTGGCGTGGTCACTATTTATCCGGGTATATCCGGGGCGGTGGTGCGTAATTTCCTGCTGCAACCGGTCAAAGCGCTTATTTTGCGCTCCTATGGGGTGGGCAATGCACCACAAAAAGCAGAGTTACTGGATGAGTTAAAAAATGCCAGCGAGCGCGGAATTGTGGTGGTCAATCTGACACAATGTATTTCTGGTAGCGTCAATATGGAGGGGTACGCAACTGGAAATGCCTTGGCGCACGCCGGGGTTATCAGTGGCTTTGATATGACGGTAGAGGCGGCGCTGACAAAGCTGCATTATTTACTAAGCCAATGCTTATCTCCTGAAGACATTCGCCGCTTGATGCAACAAAACCTGCGCGGTGAACTCAGCGAAACTAACTGA
- the pncA gene encoding bifunctional nicotinamidase/pyrazinamidase, whose product MNAALLLIDLQNDFCPGGALAVTEGDAVIAIANQAIEACVTHKIPVIASQDWHPAEHRSFAINSQAEPWTVGELEGLTQVWWPVHCVQDKTGAQFHPELTQAAISQIFRKGQDPDIDSYSAFFDNGRRAKTSLDGWLRQQGIEHLFIMGLATDYCVKYTVLDALALDYKTSVISDGCRGVNLQPQDSQQALKVMSQSGASIQSLAQFIAEIQQLSAR is encoded by the coding sequence ATGAACGCAGCACTGCTCTTAATTGATTTACAAAATGATTTCTGCCCCGGGGGGGCGCTGGCGGTGACCGAAGGTGACGCGGTGATTGCCATTGCTAATCAGGCCATTGAAGCCTGTGTGACTCACAAAATACCGGTCATCGCCAGCCAAGATTGGCATCCTGCTGAACATCGCAGTTTTGCCATAAACTCACAGGCTGAACCGTGGACTGTCGGCGAATTAGAGGGGTTAACCCAGGTGTGGTGGCCGGTGCACTGTGTGCAAGATAAAACCGGTGCCCAATTTCATCCCGAGTTAACACAGGCGGCAATAAGCCAAATTTTCCGCAAAGGCCAAGACCCGGATATCGATAGCTATAGCGCCTTTTTCGACAATGGCCGACGGGCAAAAACTTCACTGGATGGTTGGTTACGCCAGCAGGGAATCGAGCATTTGTTCATTATGGGGTTGGCAACGGATTACTGTGTGAAATACACCGTATTGGATGCATTAGCTCTAGATTATAAAACATCCGTCATCAGTGATGGCTGCCGGGGAGTTAACCTACAGCCGCAAGATAGCCAGCAGGCCCTTAAAGTCATGAGTCAGTCCGGGGCAAGCATACAGTCACTGGCGCAATTTATAGCCGAAATACAGCAACTTAGCGCCCGCTAA
- a CDS encoding MipA/OmpV family protein: MKKHDIKTKQGKTLAVLAIASAVCMPTAMAGTWSIGASALVSPDPYRGKNDRVYPVPIVSYESDNFYFRTLAAGYYLWKDDSNRLSIDAYYLPLHFTPGDSDDQQMKQLDKRRSTMMAGMSYSHIEDWGTIRAMFSGDILDNSGGFIGDLAYLYRFNVDSWTLTPGAGVSWNSGDQNSYYYGVSSGESARSGLSQYSPNDSWSPYLELTANYNINPNWNAFFTGRYIHLANEVKNSPMVDASWTGVLWTGVTYTFR; the protein is encoded by the coding sequence GTGAAAAAACATGACATAAAAACAAAGCAAGGCAAAACACTGGCGGTATTGGCGATAGCGAGTGCAGTTTGTATGCCGACGGCGATGGCTGGAACATGGTCTATCGGGGCATCAGCATTAGTGAGTCCTGACCCATATCGTGGCAAGAATGACCGTGTTTACCCGGTGCCTATTGTTTCTTATGAGAGCGATAACTTCTATTTCCGCACCTTGGCCGCAGGTTATTATCTGTGGAAAGATGATAGCAACCGCTTATCGATTGATGCCTATTATTTGCCACTGCACTTTACACCGGGTGACAGTGATGACCAGCAGATGAAGCAGTTGGATAAACGCCGCAGTACCATGATGGCCGGGATGTCTTATTCTCATATTGAGGATTGGGGGACTATCCGTGCCATGTTCTCCGGTGACATTCTGGATAACAGTGGCGGTTTTATCGGTGATCTGGCCTATCTTTACCGCTTTAATGTTGATAGTTGGACGTTAACACCGGGGGCAGGTGTTAGCTGGAACAGTGGTGATCAAAACAGCTATTACTACGGGGTGAGCAGCGGTGAGTCAGCACGTAGTGGTCTGTCGCAGTATAGCCCGAATGATAGCTGGTCACCGTATCTGGAGTTGACCGCTAACTACAATATCAATCCAAACTGGAATGCTTTCTTTACTGGCCGCTATATTCACCTAGCAAATGAAGTGAAGAATAGCCCGATGGTCGATGCATCCTGGACGGGAGTATTGTGGACTGGGGTCACTTACACTTTCCGTTAA